One window of Mesorhizobium sp. PAMC28654 genomic DNA carries:
- a CDS encoding oligogalacturonate-specific porin KdgM family protein, with the protein MLSPKITLPLGICLLLATPGFAADLVEAAPPPAPAPAAPTWTIGIEGSPEFYAINNGSNTARSLADTYFKFSVSHNFDNNFVGGVFFQPTFKTGGKSQYYGEASLGYKIKLTDVFTLTPSVAFGYTWHDTGIPKDGDANAQVPYYALYLAGDWKLTKQWTWNVFNLRYRNAFNATWETPKVATGVTYNIDSTNAVYTSIGYSWKKIDTTSSPYNDVAADKLNIAIGYKHSF; encoded by the coding sequence ATGCTTTCTCCAAAGATCACCCTTCCGCTTGGCATCTGCCTGCTCCTGGCGACGCCCGGCTTTGCAGCCGATCTGGTTGAAGCGGCACCGCCGCCGGCACCGGCTCCGGCTGCCCCCACCTGGACCATCGGCATCGAGGGAAGTCCCGAGTTCTACGCCATCAACAATGGCAGCAACACCGCTCGCTCGCTCGCCGACACCTACTTCAAGTTCAGCGTCTCGCACAATTTCGACAACAACTTTGTCGGCGGCGTGTTTTTCCAGCCGACCTTCAAAACCGGCGGAAAGTCCCAGTATTACGGTGAAGCGAGCCTCGGCTACAAAATCAAGTTGACCGATGTCTTTACCCTGACGCCCAGCGTGGCCTTTGGCTACACCTGGCACGACACGGGCATTCCCAAGGATGGAGACGCCAATGCGCAGGTTCCCTACTACGCCCTGTATCTCGCGGGTGACTGGAAGCTGACCAAGCAGTGGACGTGGAATGTCTTCAACCTGCGCTACCGCAATGCCTTCAACGCTACCTGGGAAACGCCCAAGGTGGCCACTGGCGTGACCTACAACATCGACTCCACCAATGCCGTCTATACCAGCATCGGTTATTCGTGGAAGAAGATCGACACGACGTCGTCGCCTTACAACGACGTGGCAGCCGACAAGCTCAACATCGCAATCGGATACAAGCACTCGTTCTGA
- the phnF gene encoding phosphonate metabolism transcriptional regulator PhnF: protein MMQNKLLHGQWQQVEEELAADIAAGRFVDDNRLPKETDLMARFGVGRHSIRRAMQQLQNRGLVQVEQGKGTFARDARLDYRLSERTRFSRNLLEQGREPLGQAIKEEAIPAPRRVSEALRLPPNEPVYHIVHLGFADEDPIGLSNAYFPVRRFPGFDKARRNGSSVSVILAEYGVTDYIRLRTDIIVRLPTREEARHLKQSETQPVVLLKKVDVDMKGTPISYSESIWPGERVQFSIDNTSQLLSVLAEAANAKE from the coding sequence TGCGGCCGGCCGTTTTGTCGACGACAACAGGTTGCCGAAAGAGACGGACCTGATGGCGCGTTTCGGGGTTGGTCGCCACAGCATCCGGCGGGCGATGCAGCAGCTTCAGAATCGCGGTCTTGTCCAGGTCGAGCAGGGGAAGGGCACGTTCGCCAGGGATGCCCGGCTCGACTACCGCCTGTCGGAACGCACGCGCTTTTCGCGGAACCTTCTGGAGCAGGGGCGTGAGCCTCTGGGTCAAGCGATCAAGGAGGAGGCGATCCCAGCACCGCGCCGGGTCAGCGAGGCGCTCAGGCTGCCACCGAACGAGCCGGTCTATCACATCGTGCACCTTGGTTTTGCCGACGAGGATCCCATCGGTCTTTCCAACGCCTATTTTCCGGTGCGCCGCTTCCCCGGTTTCGACAAGGCGAGACGCAACGGGAGCAGCGTCAGCGTCATCCTCGCCGAATATGGCGTCACCGACTATATCCGCCTGCGCACCGATATCATCGTGCGCCTTCCGACCAGGGAAGAGGCCAGGCATCTCAAGCAGTCCGAAACGCAGCCGGTCGTGCTGCTGAAGAAGGTCGATGTTGATATGAAGGGCACGCCGATCTCCTACTCCGAATCGATCTGGCCCGGCGAACGCGTGCAGTTCTCGATCGACAATACGAGCCAGCTTCTCAGTGTGCTGGCAGAGGCCGCGAACGCCAAAGAGTGA